From a region of the Salinispira pacifica genome:
- a CDS encoding purine-nucleoside phosphorylase, translating into MKSEFIADVYHAAAEISKTTGYRPKLGMILGSGLSSLAESYECTKVPYGDIPVLPKPTVEGHRGELYINEDIAICSGRFHYYEGHSPDNVVSTVALLKGLGCERLIVTNAAGGINTGFSPGDIMIIEDHINHLGFNPLMGPNPQIDGTDLGARFPDMSRVYSPAFAAKAQELDGDLKQGVYIAVTGPSYETPAEIRAFSAMGADAVGMSTVPEAIFARYLGMEVGGLSLITNFAAGLGHEELHHDEVVEIGRKAADRMKKLVAGLVDWWLKE; encoded by the coding sequence ATGAAATCGGAATTTATTGCAGATGTGTACCACGCAGCCGCTGAAATCAGCAAAACCACCGGCTACCGTCCCAAACTGGGAATGATTCTGGGCTCGGGACTGTCCAGTCTGGCGGAAAGCTATGAGTGCACCAAGGTTCCCTACGGTGATATTCCGGTACTGCCCAAACCGACCGTGGAAGGGCATCGGGGCGAACTCTATATAAATGAGGATATTGCAATCTGCTCCGGCCGTTTTCACTACTATGAAGGGCACAGTCCGGATAATGTGGTGAGCACAGTGGCCCTGCTGAAGGGGCTGGGCTGTGAACGGCTAATTGTCACCAATGCCGCAGGGGGAATCAACACCGGGTTTTCTCCTGGGGATATTATGATCATTGAGGATCATATTAATCATCTGGGATTTAATCCACTCATGGGACCCAACCCGCAAATAGACGGAACCGATCTGGGCGCCCGCTTCCCGGATATGTCCCGGGTCTACAGTCCCGCTTTCGCCGCAAAAGCACAGGAGCTGGACGGTGATCTGAAACAGGGCGTGTACATTGCGGTTACCGGTCCAAGCTATGAGACACCCGCTGAAATCCGGGCCTTCTCCGCCATGGGCGCAGATGCGGTGGGCATGTCCACCGTGCCGGAAGCCATTTTCGCCCGGTATCTGGGCATGGAAGTGGGGGGCTTGAGTCTCATTACCAACTTCGCCGCCGGTCTGGGCCACGAGGAACTGCATCACGATGAAGTGGTGGAAATCGGCCGGAAAGCCGCTGACAGAATGAAAAAACTGGTGGCCGGTCTGGTGGACTGGTGGCTGAAGGAATAG